One genomic window of Salvia miltiorrhiza cultivar Shanhuang (shh) chromosome 4, IMPLAD_Smil_shh, whole genome shotgun sequence includes the following:
- the LOC131022894 gene encoding uncharacterized protein LOC131022894, with translation MGSAKGKEKALDDGTKAQTGKKRQKGEGSSSTRASKKKKTGKSSGLKNVEDQSMSNESKRKRGKKKVFANPENVKCRRRVLQSKNGVQPKEKADHPQLKTRTTTRAFFKKLAELNDAQKAAVRDIGFGQILGFNVNRVPSKMAYWVLDRFNNRNCTLEIDNLTKVQIEKDDVYRVYGFPKGKKIIKEFERTAVNELFIEWMSFFGVVNRDKIKIKAVLLHMIDCADGGTWFKRHFVIALCFSLMESCTNGTVHPYVFTALANMNEVKSWNWGEYLLRFLIDHKRSWMADKTKVFGGPTLFLVLFYVDRVRIGRETVPRSFPIFVNWDGKTLKERQEKELDDDFFGGGSVAPPIELPDEYKEEEPFVSKFKHTCAIIVVVAIVGVVTALGMVGQSLDCSNAESEQASLA, from the exons ATGGGTTCGGCAAAAGGCAAAGAAAAGGCTTTAGATG ATGGTACAAAGGCTCAAACAGGCAAGAAAAGGCAGAAAG GCGAAGGATCGTCATCTACTCGTGCatcaaagaagaaaaaaaccGGCAAATCATCGGGATTGAAAAATGTGGAag ATCAGTCCATGTCAAATGAATCAAAGAGAAAGAGGGGCAAAAAAAAGGTTTTTGCAAATCCAGAGAATGTCAAATGTAGAAGACGCGTTCTGCAGAGCAAGAATGGTGTTCAGCCGAAGGAGAAAGCAGACCACCCGCAGCTGAAGACTCGTACAACAACTAGAGCCTTCTTCAAAAAATTGGCTGAATTGAACGATGCACAGAAGGCTGCCGTCCGGGATATTGGTTTCGGACAGATATTGGGGTTTAATGTGAATAGGGTGCCATCCAAAATGGCATATTGGGTGCTGGACAGATTCAACAATAGGAATTGCACACTTGAGATTGACAATTTGACCAAGGTTCAAATTGAGAAAGATGATGTCTACAGGGTGTACGGATTTCCCAAGGGAAAAAAGATCATTAAGGAATTTGAGCGCACGGCAGTAAATGAGCTCTTTATAGAGTGGATGTCATTCTTCGGCGTTGTGAACagagataaaatcaaaataaaggcAGTGTTACTTCATATGATTGACTGTGCAGATGGCGGGACATGGTTTAAGCGTCATTTCGTCATCGCTTTGTGTTTCTCGTTGATGGAGAGTTGCACTAATGGGACAGTACACCCGTACGTATTTACAGCTCTGGCGAACATGAATGAAGTCAAGTCATGGAATTGGGGAGAGTATCTATTGCGTTTTTTGATAGATCACAAGAGATCATGGATGGCGGACAAGACAAAAGTATTTGGTGGGCCGACATTGTTCTTAGTT CTTTTCTACGTGGATAGGGTTCGGATCGGTAGGGAAACTGTGCCTAGAAGTTTCCCTATTTTCGTGAACTGGGATGGAAAAACTTTGAAGGAACGTCAGGAAAAAGAGCTCGACGATGATTTCTTTGGAGGTGGTTCTGTTGCACCACCAATAGAACTGCCAGATGAATACAAAGAAGAAGAACCATttgt CTCCAAATTCAAGCACACAtgtgctattattgttgttgttgctatcGTTGGCGTGGTTACTGCTCTTGGTATGgttgggcaaagcttggattgctcaaatgcagagtcTGAACAGGCGAGTTTAGCCTGA